Proteins encoded together in one Miscanthus floridulus cultivar M001 chromosome 16, ASM1932011v1, whole genome shotgun sequence window:
- the LOC136514473 gene encoding uncharacterized protein, which produces MGAGGSRARQNAMRSGVVVLGAVAFGYLSFRVGFKPYLHQAQEAMDSARDPDAAAARDASDDPAAGRPGGDLAPSKDPAVVLRD; this is translated from the coding sequence ATGGGCGCGGGCGGGAGCCGGGCGCGGCAGAACGCGATGCGCTCGGGGGTGGTGGTGCTGGGCGCCGTGGCCTTCGGCTACCTCTCCTTCCGCGTCGGCTTCAAGCCCTACCTCCACCAGGCCCAGGAGGCCATGGACTCCGCCCGCGACCCCGACGCCGCCGCGGCGAGGGACGCGTCCGACGACCCCGCCGCCGGCCGACCCGGGGGAGACCTCGCGCCGTCCAAGGACCCTGCCGTCGTGCTTCGCGACTGA